The Thermoanaerobaculia bacterium DNA window CCGTCGGAGCCGCCCCGGATCGAGCCGCGGTCGGGATTCCGCGCCCCCCTCCCGCGCCGCCCGGAACGGTCCGCGCTCTTTCTGACCGGAGGAATCGATTCGACCCACCTCCTGCGCCGCAACCGCGTCGACTTCCCGCGCGAGCATTCCGAGTCATTCGGCGACGCGCTCGCCGTCTTCGGCCTCTACGCGCCAGACCAGCTCGATCCCGCAGACCCGTTCGGGGCCTACGCGCGAACGCGCGAAGTCCTCGACGCGATCGCCGCGGACGCCGGGCTGATCCTCGTCCCCGTCGTGACGAACGCCACCGAGGTCGCGTCCGACGTCGATTTCATCGCCCGGGTTTCCCTCTCCTCGGTGCTGGCCTCGGCGGCGCATCTCTTTCCGTCGCGATGGAGCTCGGTTTGCCTCGCTTCCGGACGCGACGCGTCGATCCTCGTTCCCCTCGGCACGCATCCGCTGATCGATCCGTCGTTCTCGAGTGCCGCCGTCGCCGTGCGACACGAAGGAATCGGGATCACGCGCCCCGAACGGATCGCGGAGCTCGCCGCGGCCGAAGGGGCGCTGTCCCGTCTCCTCGTCTGCATGGCCGGTCCGCCGCCGCCCTTCCTGAACTGCGGCCGATGCGAGAAATGTCTCCGCACGATGGCGGCCCTCGCCGGGCTCGGCCGGCTCGCGGAGTCGCGCGAGTTCCCGGTTCGCGACCTGGCCCCGGACGCGATCGATGCATTCTCCGTCGGCCCGCACTACGCGCCCTACTGGCGGGATCTCCTCCCTCTTCTTCGCGGCCGGCGCGACGATCTCGCGGCCGCCGTCGAGCGCCAGCTCGCCGCGGCGGAGCGCCAGGCCCGCTGGTTCCGGAACGCCGGCTGGAAGGGACTTCTCCGCCGCGCCGACCGGCGCTTCCTCGGCGGGCGCCTTCTCGCGCTCCGCCGGTCGATCGCGCGCGCTTCGTGAGGATCGAGGCCGCCCGGGAAAGCCGCGACGGGGAGCGGGCCTCCGTCACCGCGCGATTCGAGTGGGAAGACGCCGACCTCCCTCCCCTCGAGATGTTCTTCTCGGTCGCGGGCGTCGGCGCGGAAGCTCTCCGCGCGGATCTCCATCCGTTTCTCCTCGCCGCGGCGATCCCCGCGTGGCGCCGGGGAGAACGCCGGATCGCCGTCGCCGGATCCCTGTGCCCCCGGCTCCGCGACGGGATCGGGGCCGCGCAGCGGCTCCTGTCGCGATGGTGGCGGCTCGATCGGGAGGCCGTACGCCTCGAACCGGCGAGTGGCTGGCGGCCCTTCGCGAGGCGCCGCGACCGCGCGGCGCTCTTCCTCACGGGAGGCGTCGACTCGCTCCACCTGCTCCGGACGAACCGACGGGCTTTCCCCGCGGATCATCCGGCCGCGTTCCGCGACGCGATCTCTTCGCTCCGCATGTCGTTCGTCGAGGCCGAGCCGAGCCCGCGCGCCGTGGACCTCGCGCGCCGCCAGTCGCGAAGCGTCGCCGCGGTCGCCGCGGGGAGCGGCCTGGACCTCGTCGAGATCGACAGCAATTTCCGTCTCCTCGATCCCGCGCCGCGGCTCGCGGGACCGCAGGAGCAGGGAGCGCTCCTCGCCGCTCTGGCGCACCTCGCCGCGGCGCGCGTCGGCTCGGCGGCGATCGCCGCCACCTTCCACGCATCCTCGCTCCCTCGATGGGGAACCCATCCTCTGCTCGACCCGCTCTATTCGAGCTCCGGCGTGGAGATTCGCCATGAGGGATACCACGCGACGCGGCCGGAGAAGATCGAGGCGATCGCCGACTGGGATCTCGCGCGGCGTCATCTGCTCGTCTGCTTCGAAGGGCCGCTCGCGGACGGAGAGCTCAACTGCGGCCGGTGTGAGAAGTGCCTCCGCACGATGACGGCCCTCGAGGCGCTCGGCGTGCTGGACGAATTCCCGGCGTTCGGCGGGGCTCGCGTCACCGAAGAGGCGATCGAGGCGATGACCTTCGGCTACTCGCCCGAATACTTCGAGTTCTCCTGGGCCCCTCTCCTCGCGCTGCTCGAGAGCCGGGACCGGCGCCGCCTCGCCCGCGCGGTGCGGGCGAAGATCGCTCGCGGCCGCCGAATCGAAGCGTGGAACCGCGAGGCGGACTGGAGGGGCAGGCTCCGGCGGCTCGACCGCCGGTTCCTCGGCGGCGCTCTGGTCCGCGTTACCCGAAAGTGGCGGGGGCTTCCGGCGACGCGCTGACCCGGCCGGGGCCGTCGAGACAGGTCCGCGCCCAGGCGTCGAGAATGCGCAGCCGGATCTGACCCGCTTCCGAAAGAGTTCGTCCGACCTCGGGGAGCAGCGAAGCCGGGAACCAGCCGCCCTCGACGAGCCGGCGACGCGCGGCATCGGCCTGGGGCGCGCAGGCCAGCCCGGCGAGCGGCCCCGGAAGCCCGAGCTTCCGCGGGCGGCGAAGGACGTATTCGGGAACGAGACCCTCGAGCGCGCGGCGAAGCACCGCCTTCGTCCATCCGCGGCGGCAGAGGTAATCGGAGGGAAGGGTCCTCGCGAACTCGACGATGCGGTGATCGAGAAACGGCAGACGCGACTCGACGGCGGATGCCATCGAGTTCCGGTCCTCCGATTTCAGGATGGCCGGAAGGTAATCGAGCAGCAGCAGGTGCCGCTGATGCTCCTGGAGCGTTCCCGCGGGGTCGCATCGACACCGCGGCGGCCGGGGCGCGGTCCGGAGAACGCCGATCGTGTGCCGGATTCCGGTCAGCCAACCCCATTGCCGGCGGCCGGAGAGGAACCCTTCACGGATGGCTTCCCCCTTGCGTCCCCGGTTCCAGAGCTGAGCCACGTGGACGTCCCAGGGCTCGTAGCCGCCGAAGATTTCGTCGGATCCCTGGCCGACGAGGATCACCGGAAGCCCGACGGCGCGCGCCCGCGCGTAGAGCAGGTACTGGGCGTACCCGACCGACCCCATCATCAGATGGTCGGTCCGCGAGACGAAATCGTCGAGATCGCGGTCGAAGCCTTCCGGCGTCGGTTCGACGTACTCGCCCGGGATCCCCGTCGCGCGCAGGACGGCGTCCGAGTAATGGCTCTCGTCGATCTCCGCCCTCGGGTACCGGAGGGATATCGCCGGCCCGGAGAAGGAACCGCGGTGATTCGCGGCCAGGATTCCCGCAATCCCGGACGAATCGACGCCGCCGGACAGCAGGAGTCCGACGGGAACGTCCGCGCGGAGGCGGATCCGGATCGCATCGTCGAGCAGTCCCCGCAGGCGCGCGGCGGCTCCTTCGAACGATGGCGGCGGCGGGACGTCGCGGACGCGAGCGTCGAGGTCGTACCACCTCTGCACGCGGATGCCCGAGGCGCCCGCCCGGAGGAGCGACCCCGCCGGGAGCTCACGGTAGTCCTCGTAGGCGGTCGCGTCGCCCTCCGGGATGTTCGCACCGAAGGCGAGATAGTCCGACACGAGCTTCAGGTTGGGCACGGCCGGGCGGACGGCCCGGAGCGCCTTCGGCTCCGACCCGAACCCGAAAAGATCGCCCGCGATCGTCCAGTAAAACGGCTTGATTCCGTATCGGTCCCGCGAGGCGAAGAGCTCGCGCTGCCGCGAGTCCCAGATCGCGAACGCCCACATCCCGTTGAAACGGTCGAGCGCCGAATCCCCCCAACGGATCCACGACGCCAGCAGCACCTCGGTGTCGGTCGTCGTCGTGAATCGCTCGCCCGCGCTCTCGAGCTCTCGCCGGAGCTCCGGCGCGTTGAAGATCGCGCCGTTGAAGACGATCCAGTATCTGCCGTCGCCGCGCGTCATCGGCTGCCGCCCCGCGTCGGAGAGATCGGTGATCGCGAGACGCTGGTGCCCGAGGACGGCCCGGGCGCCGCGCGCCGCGATGGCGAAGGGCCGCGAACCGGTGGGCACCGACGAATCGCGGGTTCCCTCGAGGAGCGACTGGCCGTCGTCCTCGAGCCAGCCGCCGCCGTCGGGACCGCGGTGCGCGATCCGCCGCATCATCGCGAGCAGAAGACGGCGGTCGGGGACTCCGCCGGCGAGATCGACCAGACCGGCGATGCCGCACATGCGCACGATTCTAGTGTCCCGCCCCGGAAACAGCGTGTCCTTTGCGCCCGCGGCCCGCCGACGACGCCGGACGCGTCGCGGGCTTTCGCCGCCGCGCCCGTCTTCGGCGGTCGATCGCCGCGTCGGCTAGCCGATCGTCTTTCGGAACGCGCGCGTGCTGGCGGCGATCAGCACCGCCGAGATCGCCAGCAGGGCCGCCACACTCCGCCAGAGAGCCATGAAGCCGGCGCCCCGGATGATGATCCCGCGCGAGATCGCGATGAAGTGCGTCGCCGGAAAGAGCTGCGCGAGCACCCGCAGGGGTGCCGGAAGCGACGACAGCGGGAAGAAATAGCCCGAGAGCATGATCGACGGGAGGAGCACGGCCTGCGCGCTCTGGATCGCGGCCATCTGGGTCTTCGCGAAGGCGGAGACGAGAAGGCCGAGCGCGAGGAGCGAGAAGAGGTAGACGACGGCGAGCGCGAGGAGGAGCGTGAGGCTGCCGTGGATGGGCACGCGGAAGACGGCGACCATCAGGAAAAGGACGAAAAGCAGCTGCATGAACGCGAGCAGGAGGTAAGGCAGGATCTTCCCGAGGACGACCGCACTCGGCGACGCGGGGGTCACCATGAGCTGTTCGAGCGTGCCCCGTTCGCGCTCGCGGACGATCGCGAACGCGGCCAGCAGCGTTCCCGAAAACGTCAGCAGAATGGCGACGAGCCCCGGAATGAGCAGGTTCGCGCTCCGGGAGTCGGGGTTGAAGAGCAGGAGAGGGTGCACGCGGACGGCGAGGTCGGAGGCGTTCGCGCGCTCGGCGAGCTGCTCGAGCGAGCGCGAGAGAGCGACTCCGTTGACCGCGGCGAGCGTCGCGCTCGAGATCGTCGAATCGGACCCGTCGATCAGGACCGACACGTCGGCGGCGCGTCCTTCGAGGCGGCGGCGGGCGAACTCGGGGGGAATCTCGATCGCGACCGAGGCCCGCCCCGAGACGATCGCTTCGCGCATCGCCGGACGGGACGGCGCCCACGCGACGACGTCGAAGTAGCTCGTGTTCTGGAAATCCGCGAGGAGCGAGCGGCTCTCCTCGGTCCGGCTCTGGTCGAAGACGACCGTTCGAACGTGCCGCACGTTCGTGTCGATCAACCCGAAGAGCACGAGCTGGAAGGCGGGAACGGCCAGGGCGAACTGCAGGGTCGCGCGGTCGCGGAGCATCTGCACCGCCTCCTTCCGCAGGACCGGGAGAAAACCCCTCACGCCGCCTCCCCCGCCGCCGCCGCGCGCTCGTCCATCTGCCGTTTCGTGAGACGGACGAAGACGTCCTCGAGCGAAGCGTCGATCCCGCGCACGACGACCGGCGCGCCGGCGGCCGCCGAGAGATCCGCCGCGATCCGCGTTTCCGGAATGTCGGTGCGGACGAGGAGATGGAGCGCGTTTCCGAAGATCGTCACGTCTTCGACGTACGGGAGCGCGCGGGCTTGCGCCATGAAGGGCGCGACCCCGTGCTCGCAGGCCGCCTCGACCCGCCGGCGCCCCGGAGGGGTGACCTCGGGAAGCCGCGTCAGCTCGTCGGGCCGGCCGGCGACGAGGAGCTTCGAGAGATAGAGGTAGGCGACGCGCCCGCACCGCTCCGCCTCGTCCATGTAGTGCGTCGTGACGAACAGCGTCACGCCGTCGGCGGCGAAGGCGAAGAGCAGGTTCCAGAGCTCGCGGCGGGCGACCGGGTCGATGCCCGCGGTCGGCTCGTCGAGGAAGAGCACCCGGGGCCGGTGCATCAGCGCGGCGGCGAGCGAGAGGCGCTGCTTCCATCCGCCCGAGAGCTGGCCCGCGAGCCGGCGGCGGTACGGAGCGATCTCCGTGAGCCCCACGACCCACTCGCGCGCCTCGATGAGCTTCTCTCTCCGGAGACCGTACACGGAAGCGAAGAAGTTGAGGTTCTCCTGGACCGTCAGGTCTTCGTACAGCGAGAACTTCTGGGGAACGTATCCGATCCGGCGGCGGATCTCCTCGCCCTGACGGACCACGTCGAGCCCGTCGACGCGGGCCGCGCCTTCGGTCGGCGCGAGCAGCCCGCAGAGGATCCGGATCATCGTCGACTTTCCCGAACCGTTCGGCCCGAGGAGCCCGAAGATTTCTCCTCGGCGCACCCGGAGCGAAACGCGGTCGAGCGCGCGCACGCGCCCGAAGTCCCGGGAGACGCCCTCGACCTCGATCCCGTACGCGCCGGCCGCGGCTTCGCTCATCGCGCCACCGATCCCCCGCCGACGTCTCCGATCCGCGCGGTCGCCGCCATTCCGGGCTTCAGGTCCGGAGAAGGGTCGATCGCGATCTTCACGCCGAAGACCTGATCGGCGCGCTGGTCGAGCGTCTGGACGTTCCTCGGCGTGTATTCCGCCTGCTGCCGGATCTCGACGACGCGTCCGGGAAACGCCCGGCCCGGGAACGTGTCGACGAAGATCCGCGCCCGGTCGCCGACGTGCACGCGGCCGAGCATCGGCTCCGGAACGTAGACGCGCACCCAGACCTCCGAGGGCTCGAGGATCGTCACGATTCCCTGGTTGGCGGCGACGAGGTCGCCGGGACGAAGATCGATCGTCTGGATCACGCCGTCGGCGGGCGCGCGCACCGTGAGCTCCTCTTTCTGGCGCGACAGGAAGGCGAGACGGCCCTGCTCCGCCGCGAGCTGCGCGCGCGCCTGCGCGATGTCCTCGGGTCGGCTCCCCCGGGCGAGTTCCCGGTAGGTTTCCGCGAGCATCGTCGCCTGGGCGGCGTCGGCGTCGTACTGCTGCGGACTCGCCAGGCCCGAATGCAGCAGCGCCTCGCTCCTCTTCCTGTTGCGCTCGGCGTTCTCCCAGTCGGCCCTCGCCCGCCGGATCTCCTCGCTTCGCGGGCCGCGCTGGACTTTTTCGAGATTCGCCTGCTGCGAGGCGACGTTCCCCTGCTCCTGTTCGATCTGCCGATCGAGCAGGTCCGATTCGAGAACGACGAGAACGTCGCCCCGGCGCACCGCGGCCCCCTCGTCGACGAGCACGCGCGCGACCCGCCCCCCGACGAGGGAGCCCACCTGCGCGTCGCGGGCTTCGATGGTCCCCGCGAAGCCTCCGGGCTCGACGCGCCGACGCGTGAGGAGGAGCCACGCGCCGACGGCTGCCGCCGCCAGCACGACCAGGGCGATGACGGCGCGTTTCATCGCGTCTTCCTCTTTCCCTTCTTCGGCGCCGGACGGCGAGGGAGGGCTCCCCGGGTCCAGATCGCCAGCAGAGTCTCGAGATAACGGTCCAGCGGGAGCGGCGGATCCAGGATCCGGAAGAGCTTCTGGAACGACACGTAGGCGAAGAGGGCGCCCTGGAAGGCCGTCGCGGCGGCGCGCGGGTCGGCGATCGACAGGGTCCCCCGGGCGACCGCCCGGGCGAGATACCCCTCGATCGCCGAGAAGACCTGTTGCGGCGGCGTCGACCGTGAGCGCGGATCGAACGGGAGGGGAATGGCGACGGGCCCGGGGCCGCGCCGCGCGTGGAGCCATCCGACGATCGACTCGGCGAAGGTCGCCTCGAGGATGGGAATGACCCGCTCGGCAATCCGCCGAAGCACCGGAATCGGGTCCTCGCTTCCGTCGAGCGTGTCGAGGAACTCGAGCGGCACCCCGACGGAGGACCGGGCCGAAGCCATCGCCGCGCCGAAGAGCGCCTCCTTCGTCGGCGCGTGCCGCAGGAGCGCCGCGGGACTGACCTCGAGACGCGCCGCGATCGAGGCGAGCGTCGTTCCATCGAAGCCGCGCTCGGCGAAGGCCTCGCGCGCGGCGGCGAGCACCTGCGGACGGGTGATCCGGGCTCGGCGTCCCATAGAAAATAACTATACGTATATTTACTAATACGTCAAGCCCGTAGGCCTCCGAGACTGTCCCGTTTCACCGCCCCCGGCGACGAGGCGCGGCGAGACCCGGGCCCGGCCCGCCGCCGCGCGCCGGCCTCAGGAAAGGGCCGCCAGCAGCCGTCCCGACACCGCGAGCGCCTCCGCCCGCGCGGCAGCGACGGCGCGTTCCGCGTCGGCCACCGCTTCCTCGGCGTCGGCGAGCTCCATGCGGCGCAGGAAAGGCGCGTCGGCGTCCCCCTTTCCCTCGCGCGCGAGCGCCTCGGCGGCGGCGAGCGCCTCCTCCGCGACTCCGCGGCCCCTTCGGGCCAGGGTGGCGGCCGATTCCGCCCGCGCCGCCGCGGCTTCGCTCCGCGCGAGCCGCAGATCGAGCGTCTCGCGCCGCTCCCTCGCCTGCTCCTCGGCGCGCCGCCAGGCGCTCTCGCTGCGGGCCCGATCGTCGTCGACGCGTCCGCCCGAGAAGATCGGAAGCGAGATCGCGACCGCCACGCTCCAGTCGTCGGCCTTGAAGTGGTTGTAGTACTTCG harbors:
- a CDS encoding ABC transporter permease produces the protein MRGFLPVLRKEAVQMLRDRATLQFALAVPAFQLVLFGLIDTNVRHVRTVVFDQSRTEESRSLLADFQNTSYFDVVAWAPSRPAMREAIVSGRASVAIEIPPEFARRRLEGRAADVSVLIDGSDSTISSATLAAVNGVALSRSLEQLAERANASDLAVRVHPLLLFNPDSRSANLLIPGLVAILLTFSGTLLAAFAIVRERERGTLEQLMVTPASPSAVVLGKILPYLLLAFMQLLFVLFLMVAVFRVPIHGSLTLLLALAVVYLFSLLALGLLVSAFAKTQMAAIQSAQAVLLPSIMLSGYFFPLSSLPAPLRVLAQLFPATHFIAISRGIIIRGAGFMALWRSVAALLAISAVLIAASTRAFRKTIG
- a CDS encoding efflux RND transporter periplasmic adaptor subunit — protein: MKRAVIALVVLAAAAVGAWLLLTRRRVEPGGFAGTIEARDAQVGSLVGGRVARVLVDEGAAVRRGDVLVVLESDLLDRQIEQEQGNVASQQANLEKVQRGPRSEEIRRARADWENAERNRKRSEALLHSGLASPQQYDADAAQATMLAETYRELARGSRPEDIAQARAQLAAEQGRLAFLSRQKEELTVRAPADGVIQTIDLRPGDLVAANQGIVTILEPSEVWVRVYVPEPMLGRVHVGDRARIFVDTFPGRAFPGRVVEIRQQAEYTPRNVQTLDQRADQVFGVKIAIDPSPDLKPGMAATARIGDVGGGSVAR
- a CDS encoding TetR/AcrR family transcriptional regulator, with translation MGRRARITRPQVLAAAREAFAERGFDGTTLASIAARLEVSPAALLRHAPTKEALFGAAMASARSSVGVPLEFLDTLDGSEDPIPVLRRIAERVIPILEATFAESIVGWLHARRGPGPVAIPLPFDPRSRSTPPQQVFSAIEGYLARAVARGTLSIADPRAAATAFQGALFAYVSFQKLFRILDPPLPLDRYLETLLAIWTRGALPRRPAPKKGKRKTR
- a CDS encoding TolC family protein; the protein is SEAAARRVDAAQELLRHAEARRKEGRETDLAVERSSLDLARARQKALDAASDADLDLRELRLAIGASPGREIVLSDDPATALPAAPADRESVLAEDPALRALERQAEILDAVRSAKARPLAPVVQAEAQYWRLPGYYAKYYNHFKADDWSVAVAISLPIFSGGRVDDDRARSESAWRRAEEQARERRETLDLRLARSEAAAARAESAATLARRGRGVAEEALAAAEALAREGKGDADAPFLRRMELADAEEAVADAERAVAAARAEALAVSGRLLAALS
- a CDS encoding ABC transporter ATP-binding protein, with amino-acid sequence MSEAAAGAYGIEVEGVSRDFGRVRALDRVSLRVRRGEIFGLLGPNGSGKSTMIRILCGLLAPTEGAARVDGLDVVRQGEEIRRRIGYVPQKFSLYEDLTVQENLNFFASVYGLRREKLIEAREWVVGLTEIAPYRRRLAGQLSGGWKQRLSLAAALMHRPRVLFLDEPTAGIDPVARRELWNLLFAFAADGVTLFVTTHYMDEAERCGRVAYLYLSKLLVAGRPDELTRLPEVTPPGRRRVEAACEHGVAPFMAQARALPYVEDVTIFGNALHLLVRTDIPETRIAADLSAAAGAPVVVRGIDASLEDVFVRLTKRQMDERAAAAGEAA
- the asnB gene encoding asparagine synthase (glutamine-hydrolyzing); this encodes MCGIAGLVDLAGGVPDRRLLLAMMRRIAHRGPDGGGWLEDDGQSLLEGTRDSSVPTGSRPFAIAARGARAVLGHQRLAITDLSDAGRQPMTRGDGRYWIVFNGAIFNAPELRRELESAGERFTTTTDTEVLLASWIRWGDSALDRFNGMWAFAIWDSRQRELFASRDRYGIKPFYWTIAGDLFGFGSEPKALRAVRPAVPNLKLVSDYLAFGANIPEGDATAYEDYRELPAGSLLRAGASGIRVQRWYDLDARVRDVPPPPSFEGAAARLRGLLDDAIRIRLRADVPVGLLLSGGVDSSGIAGILAANHRGSFSGPAISLRYPRAEIDESHYSDAVLRATGIPGEYVEPTPEGFDRDLDDFVSRTDHLMMGSVGYAQYLLYARARAVGLPVILVGQGSDEIFGGYEPWDVHVAQLWNRGRKGEAIREGFLSGRRQWGWLTGIRHTIGVLRTAPRPPRCRCDPAGTLQEHQRHLLLLDYLPAILKSEDRNSMASAVESRLPFLDHRIVEFARTLPSDYLCRRGWTKAVLRRALEGLVPEYVLRRPRKLGLPGPLAGLACAPQADAARRRLVEGGWFPASLLPEVGRTLSEAGQIRLRILDAWARTCLDGPGRVSASPEAPATFG